In Sulfurirhabdus autotrophica, one DNA window encodes the following:
- a CDS encoding TniB family NTP-binding protein, with translation MTQDIENNESTLSTESRVQAIKRPFWIGYPRAQAIIQQMEDIFNHPKMHRMPNLAIIGETNNGKTMVLKTFCRRHTPTEEAYLEHPTLPILMLQAPPEPNEGRLYADILTSLFATAGARETADSKLQRIRMLLTNLETRMIILDEFQNTLAGSGTRLRRFLNGIKYLGNELSIPIIVAGTPETLNVLQSDPQIANRFEPVFLPKWELDEDYLRLLATIEPKLGLKHKSKLHDPIIAKRLHEESEGTIGELMKLLQKLAKDAILAGGETITQEMVQRGYLKTLGWNPPSLRNRYER, from the coding sequence ATGACCCAAGACATTGAAAACAACGAGTCGACACTCTCTACGGAGAGTCGGGTGCAGGCGATAAAGCGCCCATTCTGGATCGGTTATCCTCGCGCGCAGGCCATCATTCAGCAGATGGAGGACATATTTAATCACCCGAAAATGCATCGGATGCCCAATCTCGCCATTATCGGCGAGACAAACAACGGCAAAACCATGGTGCTCAAAACGTTTTGCCGTCGCCATACACCGACTGAAGAAGCCTATCTGGAACATCCAACGTTACCCATCCTCATGTTGCAAGCGCCGCCAGAGCCTAATGAGGGGCGTCTTTACGCTGACATCCTAACTTCGCTTTTTGCTACTGCCGGTGCCCGAGAAACGGCTGACTCCAAATTGCAACGTATCCGGATGTTACTTACCAATTTAGAAACCCGCATGATCATTCTGGATGAATTCCAAAATACGCTTGCCGGCAGCGGCACGCGGCTGCGTCGCTTTTTGAATGGAATTAAATATCTGGGCAACGAACTGAGTATTCCCATCATTGTGGCAGGCACGCCTGAAACACTGAACGTCCTGCAGTCAGATCCTCAAATAGCCAACCGCTTTGAACCCGTATTTTTGCCCAAGTGGGAATTGGATGAGGACTACCTGAGGTTGCTCGCCACGATTGAACCCAAGTTAGGCCTTAAGCACAAAAGTAAGTTGCATGACCCAATTATTGCAAAGCGGCTTCATGAAGAGAGTGAAGGCACTATAGGAGAACTAATGAAATTACTCCAAAAGCTTGCCAAGGATGCCATTTTGGCAGGCGGTGAAACCATCACACAGGAAATGGTTCAACGTGGCTATCTCAAAACACTCGGCTGGAACCCCCCTTCCCTTCGAAACCGATACGAGCGCTGA
- a CDS encoding Mu transposase C-terminal domain-containing protein, which produces MSDVMPVIRPGTIMEREGRRFCVRRLLSMTEFEVIDIESGEVAKSSLFDLKNAITLQTPSPRLDLVALDEDDWNLAIERFRFISPLVGLSQRTKSQVREIAKQASVDTATVYRWLERFESTGIVSSLLRRERNDQGKPRTDDQAETIMKLVIRDEFLQEQGLSPTRAYREVQRQCRKEGIAAPHLSTFRRRIRELTPAILATGREGKKSARRFQPIRGSFPGADFPYAVLQIDHTTVDIILVDETHRLPIQRPYITVAIDVFSRMVAGYYISFDPPGTLGTALCIANAILPKEKRLNELEVSYSWPCRGLPRIIHVDNAKEFRGNALKMACQEYGIDLQFRPVKQPNYGGHIERLMGTLMKEIHALPGTTRSRSTDLGNYNPERKAAMTLGEFETWFASLVLGAYHHRIHSDLKMPPITKYEQGIVGDEQHPGTGYPPGPTNEEKLHIDFLPFEMRTIQPYGISMDGIFYQADVLSRWIGAKATESIRAKRKFIVRRDPRDISYLLFFDPEVKQHFRIPYQNPRFPAISLWELHAVQRYLKEQGKKAENQEVIFAAFDEMRRIEDEARTQTKRTRISQAKRYQRRIALDKQASSEAIPQTPSTLIDMDIDDIRPFDDVEEI; this is translated from the coding sequence ATGAGTGATGTCATGCCGGTCATCCGTCCCGGTACTATCATGGAGCGAGAAGGCCGCCGTTTTTGTGTCCGCCGACTATTAAGCATGACCGAATTCGAAGTGATCGACATCGAGTCAGGCGAAGTAGCCAAAAGCTCTTTATTTGACCTTAAAAATGCAATAACCCTGCAAACGCCTTCACCGCGCCTTGATTTGGTCGCACTAGATGAAGATGACTGGAATCTCGCTATTGAGCGATTTCGCTTCATATCCCCATTAGTCGGCCTGTCACAGCGTACAAAATCGCAAGTACGCGAAATAGCCAAACAGGCCAGTGTAGATACGGCCACAGTGTATCGCTGGCTAGAGCGATTCGAATCAACTGGTATCGTCTCTTCTCTCTTGCGGAGAGAACGTAATGATCAAGGGAAACCTCGTACCGACGACCAGGCAGAAACCATCATGAAATTGGTCATTCGTGACGAATTTCTCCAGGAGCAAGGACTTTCACCCACACGAGCTTACCGCGAGGTGCAGCGTCAGTGTCGAAAAGAAGGTATTGCTGCCCCGCACCTCAGCACATTTCGCCGCAGAATTCGAGAACTTACACCAGCAATACTTGCGACCGGCAGGGAAGGCAAAAAATCCGCTAGACGCTTTCAACCGATTAGAGGATCTTTCCCTGGAGCCGATTTCCCTTATGCCGTTTTGCAGATCGACCATACAACGGTAGATATCATCCTTGTCGATGAAACGCATCGTCTGCCAATTCAGCGTCCTTACATTACTGTCGCTATTGATGTGTTCAGCCGCATGGTTGCCGGTTACTATATCTCCTTTGACCCGCCCGGCACACTGGGCACAGCCTTGTGCATTGCCAACGCCATTCTACCCAAAGAAAAGCGATTGAATGAACTGGAGGTATCTTATTCATGGCCTTGCCGAGGCTTGCCGCGCATTATCCACGTGGACAATGCCAAGGAGTTCCGCGGTAACGCTCTCAAAATGGCTTGCCAGGAATATGGAATTGACCTGCAATTCCGCCCAGTCAAACAACCTAACTACGGCGGACACATTGAGCGCCTAATGGGCACGTTGATGAAAGAAATCCATGCGCTTCCAGGAACAACGCGCTCCCGATCTACCGATTTGGGAAACTATAATCCCGAGCGTAAGGCAGCCATGACTTTGGGTGAGTTTGAGACTTGGTTTGCCAGTCTGGTTCTTGGCGCCTACCATCATCGGATCCATAGTGACTTGAAGATGCCCCCGATAACCAAGTACGAACAGGGTATTGTTGGGGATGAACAACATCCCGGCACAGGCTACCCGCCAGGACCAACCAATGAAGAAAAACTGCACATCGACTTTCTTCCGTTCGAAATGCGAACCATCCAGCCTTATGGAATCTCCATGGATGGGATTTTTTACCAGGCCGATGTACTTTCGCGATGGATCGGGGCTAAAGCCACTGAAAGCATTCGGGCAAAGCGCAAGTTCATTGTTCGCCGCGATCCGAGGGATATCAGTTATCTCTTGTTTTTTGACCCAGAGGTGAAACAGCACTTCCGAATTCCCTATCAAAATCCGCGTTTCCCGGCGATCAGCCTATGGGAGTTACATGCCGTCCAGCGTTATCTCAAAGAGCAAGGCAAAAAGGCCGAGAATCAAGAGGTGATCTTTGCGGCCTTCGACGAAATGCGGCGCATCGAAGATGAAGCACGCACTCAGACCAAGCGCACCCGGATATCTCAAGCCAAGCGATATCAACGGCGCATTGCGCTGGATAAACAGGCCAGTTCAGAGGCTATACCGCAAACGCCATCCACTCTGATTGACATGGATATAGATGATATCCGCCCCTTCGATGATGTGGAAGAAATATGA